One Rossellomorea aquimaris DNA window includes the following coding sequences:
- a CDS encoding DUF4912 domain-containing protein has product MITEIIRLKEQGVSFRKIAKELNTTVGKVQYQWVKYQKAQGNPTVNEGAPVEVIEPEIPKKRVGRASFGRKMPKPRAKNPRATELSIMFSTSSRIYCYWNITQEWIRHVKSHFNMNADPQPFVLRLYDITSISFNGHNHHTYSDSYVPHTESDWFVNGLKENRSYCMEIGLRLPSGDFVAFTRSNVLHTPRTSHHQEYHSMKELFEYEQGLIKEPKWVEHVSTYSYYVMNQEEKG; this is encoded by the coding sequence TTGATCACAGAAATCATTCGGTTAAAAGAACAAGGAGTGTCGTTCAGGAAAATTGCCAAAGAGCTGAATACTACCGTCGGGAAAGTTCAATATCAATGGGTGAAGTATCAAAAGGCTCAGGGAAACCCCACTGTAAATGAGGGTGCCCCTGTAGAAGTGATTGAGCCGGAAATACCGAAAAAACGGGTAGGAAGAGCTTCCTTTGGAAGAAAGATGCCGAAGCCCCGTGCGAAAAACCCGCGTGCCACTGAATTATCGATCATGTTCTCTACGTCATCGAGAATCTATTGCTATTGGAACATTACTCAAGAATGGATTCGCCATGTGAAAAGCCATTTTAATATGAATGCTGACCCTCAACCCTTTGTCCTTCGTTTATATGATATAACATCGATTTCCTTTAACGGACATAATCATCACACATACTCAGATTCATATGTTCCCCATACGGAGAGTGATTGGTTTGTAAATGGTCTAAAGGAAAACAGAAGCTACTGTATGGAAATTGGATTGCGCTTACCGTCCGGTGACTTTGTTGCATTCACCCGCTCCAATGTACTACACACCCCAAGAACGTCCCATCATCAGGAGTATCATAGTATGAAAGAGTTATTTGAATATGAGCAAGGATTAATTAAAGAACCGAAATGGGTGGAGCATGTGAGCACCTATTCGTATTATGTAATGAATCAGGAGGAAAAGGGATGA
- a CDS encoding helix-turn-helix domain-containing protein — MDLLFIGLVSFSILLLVISFFQRDRYRDIEKDMEELSMNVLQEHYQLKKRIRVLEEELMVDGDARFKKTTPVRKPIHEVVKNQVIALYQQGIPVDQIAKQSALSKAEVQQLISKL; from the coding sequence GTGGATTTACTATTCATTGGATTAGTAAGTTTCTCTATCCTATTACTAGTCATTTCGTTTTTTCAACGGGATCGGTATCGTGATATTGAAAAAGACATGGAAGAATTGTCAATGAATGTTCTCCAGGAGCATTATCAGTTAAAGAAGAGAATACGGGTACTGGAAGAAGAGTTGATGGTGGATGGCGATGCGCGTTTTAAAAAAACAACCCCTGTCAGGAAACCCATCCATGAGGTCGTAAAAAATCAAGTCATTGCCTTATATCAACAAGGGATACCTGTCGATCAAATCGCAAAACAGTCCGCACTTTCAAAAGCAGAAGTTCAGCAACTTATTTCAAAGCTGTAA